The Frondihabitans australicus genome includes a region encoding these proteins:
- a CDS encoding PP2C family protein-serine/threonine phosphatase gives MTQIGRPTTAHTIRLGDASSVVLDWAGATDVGLRRAHNEDSFVARSPLFVVADGMGGHSAGDVASDAVVRRLDESATGDFFDTESLEEALRLATDDIEVAAVGTELGVGTTVTGAILTREGDSAYFTIFNVGDSRVYMLDSGLLSQVTVDHSVVQEMVAAGMLHPDDAENHPDSNVITKAIGFGAEPSPDYWRVPARAGLRLLICSDGLTKELPTAAIAAGLAEHADTEEAATALVAAAVAAGGRDNVTAVVVDVRKVVEKADLEATLPTDRLPRP, from the coding sequence GTGACCCAGATCGGCCGCCCCACGACCGCACACACCATCCGCCTCGGCGACGCGTCGAGCGTCGTCCTCGACTGGGCGGGCGCCACCGACGTGGGGCTCCGACGCGCTCACAACGAGGACAGCTTCGTCGCGCGCTCACCGCTCTTCGTCGTCGCCGACGGCATGGGCGGTCACAGCGCCGGCGACGTGGCCTCCGACGCCGTGGTCCGGCGGCTCGACGAATCGGCCACCGGCGATTTCTTCGACACCGAGTCGCTCGAGGAGGCTCTGCGGCTCGCCACGGACGACATCGAGGTGGCCGCCGTCGGCACCGAACTGGGCGTCGGCACCACCGTCACCGGCGCGATCCTCACGCGCGAGGGCGACTCCGCGTACTTCACGATCTTCAACGTCGGCGACTCGCGCGTCTACATGCTCGACTCCGGCCTGCTGAGCCAGGTCACCGTCGACCACTCGGTCGTCCAGGAGATGGTCGCGGCCGGCATGCTCCACCCCGACGACGCCGAGAACCACCCGGACAGCAATGTCATCACCAAGGCGATCGGGTTCGGCGCCGAGCCGAGCCCGGACTACTGGCGGGTTCCTGCGCGAGCCGGGCTGCGGCTCCTGATCTGCTCGGACGGTCTGACGAAAGAGCTGCCGACGGCAGCGATCGCCGCGGGCCTCGCCGAGCACGCGGACACCGAGGAGGCCGCCACGGCTCTGGTCGCGGCGGCGGTCGCGGCGGGCGGTCGGGACAACGTCACCGCGGTCGTCGTGGACGTGCGCAAGGTGGTCGAGAAGGCCGACCTGGAGGCCACTCTGCCGACCGATCGGCTGCCCCGACCCTGA
- a CDS encoding Ig-like domain-containing protein: MSRLLRWLLAHRSAAATGLLAVVIAAVCATIGLTSSGYQAQRVSLDDGTVWVANDSLTAIGRANPAVLQLNSAARSTGSDLAVVQDASHVLLLDQSDATVGAVNTSTASVSQTVPLPPNSPDVLLSGDTVVIVSGKTGEFWSTPVSSLDAFDATSQADLSLGSNVVTGMTPSGTLVAYSPDSSEISRVDDVTTFGVSSTTRVTSMKKSDSFQVASIGSHWAVLDTTRDVLVVDGHRVDLSGDVTGRVALQESADSGSTVRVASASGLLDVSFSGSVSTRVSGRGGDPARPVTVGGCTYAAWADGAGWNDCSSSGRLQKLASMPASASLQFQENGGRVVLNDTAGGSSWAVQRSGQLIDNWSDLITNDKEQQKNPIKDDSDQQKLEVQEKPPVAVDDSFGARPGRATVLPVLLNDYDPNGDPLVITAVTPVSASVGKVEIIASAQQLQLTLAANASGVVTFDYTITDGRGGSDSARVTVTIRRPGENSAPEQVRATKAVVASSGRVTVDTLGDWVDPDGDPFYLTGATGASGGTVTFKPTGEVVYQDSGKGPSTQEILLTVSDGTAVGRGTLTITVDAAGQVPLTAESFSVQAYSGEVTTVSPLQYAQGGTGTIKLNSVPAKTGATITPSYSAGTFTFVSTVVGTHNLEYTVTDGDKTATGTVRVDVQAPPQPNTPPITTPKTVFVQSLSTQTVDITASDSDPAGNVLMVTASSALPASSGVQVQILEQRYLRITLTAPLDRGPVSFTYTVTNGLASAQGSVTVVQIPRPTTLQPPIATNDQATARVGETIDIDVLANDEQPDGEAITLEPKLVKNVSSGGGLLFVSGDQLRYLAPKSPGNFTAEYAIEGADGQRATAQVSIAVREADAATNNPPVPQALTARVVAGQTVRIQVPLGDIDPDGDSVQLLGVDSNPQKGNVSSVGSNYIDYQAGTYSAGTDSFTYTVIDSLGARATGTIRVGISPKAQDARNPIAVADAVTMRPGGSIQVQVLANDSDPDGGSLHVVAVKPNDKAVKATIEAGGVVRVTPPDRAGTYGLVYTVANDLGGESSNFITVKVDPKAALNYPVAQDSDLTLNNILNRKTIDVNVLANVFFADGNVSTLGLGVLPGYGKTAQVTANHRIRVTITDKSQIIPFYVSHPGDPSIRAYAFIRVPGFDDALPQVNEAAAPLTVVSEKTLTIDLNKYVISTSPSGVRLTDTSTVRATHSDGSDLVVNSTTLRFTSAAAFFGQASISFQVTDGSSATDPSGHTATLVLPITVSARANQPPVFDGATLDLEPGDSRTLDLTKLTTYNYPKDVGELRYAATTSDVPGFTFSISGQQLTIRADADAAKGTSSRLGMTVRDSVSQGQAGTISLTVVGSTRPLAIAAADSAVTKRGSTTVINVLANDQATNPFPGSPLKVIAIRGLGGASLPAGVSVTPSGDDSRLTVHVSADAKPLDTHLQYEVADVTNDPDRYVWGDVTISVEDVPDAPPAPIRSGTFVGGQLTLSYSAPRANNSPITDYRLTGSSTAGSYTKDCGISTVCTLTNLNPATPYTFTVAAVNAIGASAESPASAAYSADYVPASPTGVSVTPSSSTPDALNVSWNTVPTPTNGSKVTGYVVEIAGAGAPGTQTVPAGTTSTTIAGLQSGAQYSVQVYATNSAQVSSTADWARSPVSTGVAVGVPSTVTVTATLLTDGTGDVKVSHSASDPAGAAGVTYTVARANGADAAAQACSPSSKPGAISTSNGVDTTAQDGQQYTYFVYSDNGLFCSTSKSNSVQSLQAPGQATGTVQLAANGTSGYFDVQVSGLSVASGTAVVYQVSGDGGSTWATVNPNDFITSVNADGTSIYGTSQSFWFRGCRDSAGAICGAKSDPVAATPIATRASVAQCTPGQPLVVNDPVNGGGITPSSYLVRFQDALGLWSSGPVGGGAYTTSSTVPDDAVNVQVTATVQGNTDPNPPIVACGN, from the coding sequence GTGAGTCGACTGCTCCGCTGGCTCCTGGCGCACCGCTCGGCGGCCGCCACGGGTCTTCTCGCCGTCGTCATCGCGGCGGTGTGCGCCACGATCGGGCTGACGAGCTCCGGCTACCAGGCGCAGCGCGTGAGTCTCGACGACGGCACCGTCTGGGTCGCGAACGACTCGCTCACGGCGATCGGCCGAGCCAACCCCGCCGTGCTCCAGCTCAATTCGGCGGCGCGGAGCACGGGCAGCGACCTCGCGGTCGTCCAGGACGCCTCGCACGTCCTCCTCCTCGACCAGAGCGACGCCACGGTCGGGGCCGTGAACACCAGCACCGCCTCGGTGTCGCAGACGGTGCCGCTGCCGCCGAACAGCCCCGACGTCCTGCTCTCCGGCGACACCGTCGTGATCGTGTCGGGCAAGACGGGCGAGTTCTGGTCGACACCGGTCTCGTCGCTCGACGCGTTCGATGCGACGTCGCAGGCGGACCTCAGCCTGGGCTCCAACGTCGTCACGGGGATGACGCCCTCGGGGACCCTCGTGGCGTACTCGCCCGACAGCTCCGAGATCTCGCGGGTCGACGACGTCACGACGTTCGGCGTCTCGTCGACGACGCGGGTCACGAGCATGAAGAAGTCCGATTCCTTCCAGGTGGCGTCGATCGGCAGCCACTGGGCCGTGCTCGACACGACTCGGGACGTCCTGGTGGTCGACGGCCACCGGGTCGACCTCTCCGGTGACGTCACCGGCCGCGTCGCGCTGCAGGAGTCCGCCGACTCCGGCAGCACGGTGCGCGTCGCGTCGGCGTCGGGGCTCCTCGACGTCTCGTTCTCGGGCTCCGTGTCGACCCGGGTCTCGGGTCGGGGCGGCGATCCCGCGCGTCCGGTGACCGTCGGGGGCTGCACGTACGCCGCCTGGGCGGACGGCGCCGGCTGGAACGACTGCTCCTCGTCGGGGCGCCTCCAGAAGCTCGCCTCCATGCCCGCTTCGGCGTCGCTCCAGTTCCAGGAGAACGGCGGCCGGGTCGTCCTCAACGACACGGCAGGCGGCTCCAGCTGGGCCGTCCAGAGGTCCGGTCAGCTCATCGACAACTGGAGCGACCTGATCACGAACGACAAGGAGCAGCAGAAGAACCCGATCAAGGACGACAGCGACCAGCAGAAGCTCGAGGTCCAGGAGAAACCGCCCGTCGCCGTCGACGACTCGTTCGGCGCGCGGCCCGGCAGGGCGACCGTCCTGCCGGTCCTCCTGAACGACTACGACCCGAACGGCGACCCGCTCGTCATCACCGCCGTGACTCCGGTGTCGGCCTCGGTCGGCAAGGTCGAGATCATCGCCAGCGCTCAGCAGCTCCAGCTGACCCTCGCGGCCAACGCCTCCGGCGTCGTGACGTTCGACTACACGATCACAGACGGCCGGGGCGGCAGCGACAGTGCGCGCGTCACCGTGACGATCCGGCGTCCGGGCGAGAACTCCGCGCCCGAGCAGGTCCGCGCCACGAAGGCCGTGGTCGCGTCCTCCGGCCGGGTCACCGTCGACACTCTCGGCGACTGGGTCGATCCCGACGGGGACCCGTTCTACCTCACCGGCGCCACCGGGGCATCGGGCGGCACCGTGACGTTCAAGCCCACCGGCGAGGTGGTCTACCAGGACTCCGGCAAGGGGCCCTCCACGCAGGAGATCCTCCTCACGGTCTCCGACGGCACGGCGGTCGGAAGAGGCACGCTCACGATTACCGTCGACGCCGCCGGCCAGGTGCCCCTCACCGCGGAGTCGTTCTCGGTGCAGGCGTACTCGGGCGAGGTCACCACGGTGAGTCCGCTCCAGTACGCCCAGGGCGGCACGGGCACGATCAAGCTGAACAGCGTGCCGGCGAAGACGGGGGCGACGATCACGCCCAGCTACTCGGCGGGCACGTTCACCTTCGTCAGCACCGTGGTCGGCACCCACAACCTCGAATACACCGTGACCGACGGCGACAAGACGGCCACGGGCACCGTGCGCGTCGACGTGCAGGCTCCGCCGCAGCCGAACACCCCGCCGATCACCACTCCGAAGACCGTGTTCGTCCAGAGCCTCAGCACTCAGACCGTCGACATCACGGCGTCCGACTCCGACCCGGCCGGAAACGTGCTCATGGTGACGGCGTCGAGCGCCCTGCCCGCGTCGTCCGGGGTGCAGGTGCAGATCCTGGAGCAGAGATACCTGCGCATCACTCTGACCGCGCCACTGGACCGGGGGCCGGTGTCGTTCACCTACACGGTGACGAACGGGCTGGCGTCGGCTCAGGGGTCGGTGACAGTGGTCCAGATCCCGCGACCGACGACCCTGCAGCCTCCCATCGCGACGAACGACCAGGCGACCGCGCGTGTCGGCGAGACGATCGACATCGACGTCCTCGCGAACGACGAGCAGCCCGACGGCGAGGCGATCACTCTCGAGCCGAAGCTCGTGAAGAACGTCTCGTCGGGCGGGGGCCTGCTGTTCGTCTCGGGGGACCAGCTCCGCTATCTCGCCCCGAAGAGTCCGGGCAACTTCACCGCCGAGTACGCCATCGAGGGCGCCGACGGGCAGAGGGCGACCGCGCAGGTGAGCATCGCGGTGCGAGAGGCCGACGCCGCCACGAACAACCCTCCGGTGCCCCAGGCGCTGACCGCGCGTGTCGTGGCCGGTCAGACCGTCCGGATCCAGGTGCCGCTCGGCGACATCGATCCCGACGGCGACTCCGTGCAGCTTCTCGGCGTCGACTCGAACCCGCAGAAGGGCAACGTCTCGTCGGTCGGCTCGAACTACATCGACTATCAGGCGGGCACCTACTCGGCGGGCACGGACTCCTTCACGTACACGGTGATCGACAGTCTCGGCGCCCGAGCGACCGGGACGATCCGCGTCGGCATCTCGCCCAAGGCACAGGACGCCCGCAACCCGATCGCCGTCGCCGACGCGGTCACGATGCGACCGGGCGGAAGCATCCAGGTGCAGGTGCTGGCGAACGACTCCGATCCCGACGGCGGCAGCCTGCACGTGGTGGCCGTGAAGCCCAACGACAAGGCCGTGAAGGCGACCATCGAGGCCGGAGGCGTGGTGCGGGTCACCCCGCCCGACCGGGCCGGCACGTACGGCCTCGTGTACACCGTCGCGAACGACCTCGGCGGCGAGTCGTCGAACTTCATCACGGTCAAGGTCGATCCGAAAGCCGCACTCAACTACCCCGTCGCTCAGGACAGCGATCTGACGCTGAACAACATCCTGAACCGCAAGACGATCGACGTGAACGTCCTCGCGAACGTCTTCTTCGCCGACGGGAACGTGTCGACCCTAGGCCTCGGGGTCCTCCCCGGGTACGGCAAGACGGCTCAGGTCACTGCGAACCACCGGATCCGGGTGACGATCACCGACAAGAGTCAGATCATCCCGTTCTACGTCTCGCACCCCGGCGACCCCTCGATCCGGGCCTACGCGTTCATCCGCGTGCCAGGCTTCGACGACGCGCTGCCGCAGGTCAACGAGGCCGCCGCCCCGCTGACGGTCGTCAGCGAGAAGACCCTGACGATCGACCTCAACAAGTACGTCATCTCGACGAGCCCGAGCGGCGTCCGACTGACCGACACGTCCACGGTGCGGGCCACGCACTCCGACGGCAGCGATCTCGTCGTGAACTCGACGACCCTGCGCTTCACCTCCGCGGCCGCGTTCTTCGGACAGGCGTCGATCTCGTTCCAGGTCACCGACGGATCATCGGCGACCGACCCCTCCGGTCACACGGCGACGCTCGTGCTGCCCATCACCGTGTCCGCGCGTGCCAATCAGCCACCCGTGTTCGACGGCGCGACCCTCGACCTCGAGCCCGGCGACTCACGCACCCTCGACCTCACGAAGCTCACGACCTACAACTATCCGAAGGACGTCGGGGAGCTTCGCTACGCGGCCACGACGAGCGACGTGCCCGGCTTCACGTTCTCGATCTCGGGCCAGCAGCTGACGATCCGGGCCGACGCCGATGCGGCCAAGGGAACGAGCTCCCGGCTCGGGATGACGGTCCGAGACTCGGTGTCCCAGGGCCAGGCGGGCACGATCAGTCTGACCGTCGTCGGCTCGACGCGCCCGCTGGCGATCGCGGCGGCCGACAGCGCGGTGACGAAGCGCGGCTCGACGACGGTGATCAACGTGCTCGCGAACGACCAGGCGACCAACCCGTTCCCGGGCTCGCCGCTCAAGGTGATCGCGATCCGCGGTCTCGGCGGCGCGTCTCTGCCCGCGGGGGTCTCCGTCACGCCGAGCGGTGACGACTCGCGGCTGACCGTTCACGTCTCGGCCGACGCGAAGCCGCTCGACACGCACCTCCAGTACGAGGTGGCCGACGTCACGAACGATCCCGACCGCTACGTCTGGGGCGACGTGACCATCTCGGTCGAGGACGTCCCCGACGCGCCCCCGGCGCCCATCCGATCCGGCACGTTCGTCGGCGGCCAGCTGACCCTCTCGTACTCGGCTCCGCGGGCCAACAACTCGCCCATCACCGACTACCGTCTGACGGGCTCGTCGACGGCCGGGAGCTACACGAAAGACTGCGGCATCTCGACGGTCTGCACGCTGACCAACCTGAATCCCGCCACGCCCTACACGTTCACCGTCGCTGCAGTGAACGCGATCGGAGCCTCCGCCGAGAGCCCCGCGTCGGCGGCGTACAGCGCCGACTACGTGCCGGCGAGCCCCACCGGGGTCTCCGTCACGCCGTCCTCGTCGACGCCCGATGCGTTGAACGTGAGCTGGAACACGGTGCCCACGCCGACGAACGGCAGCAAGGTCACCGGGTACGTGGTCGAGATCGCAGGAGCCGGTGCTCCCGGCACACAGACCGTGCCGGCGGGCACCACCTCGACCACGATCGCGGGCCTCCAGTCCGGGGCGCAGTACAGCGTGCAGGTGTACGCGACGAACTCCGCGCAGGTCTCGAGCACGGCGGACTGGGCGCGGAGCCCCGTGTCGACCGGGGTGGCAGTGGGGGTGCCGTCGACCGTGACCGTGACGGCGACCCTCCTGACGGACGGCACCGGTGACGTCAAGGTGTCGCACTCTGCGAGCGATCCTGCGGGCGCAGCCGGGGTCACGTACACGGTCGCGCGGGCGAACGGCGCGGACGCGGCAGCGCAGGCCTGCTCGCCGTCCTCGAAGCCGGGTGCGATCTCGACGAGCAACGGCGTCGACACCACGGCTCAGGACGGCCAGCAGTACACGTACTTCGTCTACTCCGACAACGGTCTCTTCTGCTCGACGTCGAAGTCGAACAGCGTGCAGAGCCTCCAGGCTCCCGGGCAGGCCACGGGCACGGTGCAGCTCGCGGCGAACGGCACCAGCGGCTACTTCGACGTGCAGGTGAGCGGTCTCTCCGTCGCGTCGGGCACGGCGGTCGTGTACCAGGTGTCGGGCGACGGCGGGTCGACCTGGGCCACCGTGAATCCGAACGACTTCATCACGAGCGTCAACGCCGACGGGACCTCGATCTACGGCACGTCGCAGAGCTTCTGGTTCCGCGGCTGCCGCGACAGCGCCGGCGCCATCTGCGGCGCGAAGTCCGATCCGGTGGCAGCGACGCCGATCGCCACCCGTGCATCGGTCGCGCAGTGCACGCCCGGTCAGCCGCTGGTGGTCAACGATCCGGTCAACGGCGGCGGGATCACGCCGTCGAGCTACCTGGTCCGGTTCCAGGACGCACTCGGTCTCTGGTCGAGCGGCCCTGTCGGCGGGGGTGCGTACACCACGTCTAGTACCGTTCCAGACGATGCGGTCAACGTGCAGGTCACCGCGACCGTCCAGGGCAACACCGATCCGAATCCTCCGATCGTGGCGTGCGGCAACTGA
- a CDS encoding FHA domain-containing protein produces MTTSSPARFHSVRIGAATFALDAPLIVGRRPSPPRIVRGAVPRLAAVPSARGEVSATHVDIRQEGTAVVVTDMRSTNGTRVVIPGRLPVALRQGESIVVLAGTIVDIGDGNHLEILPLNRLVPQEESAL; encoded by the coding sequence ATGACGACCTCGTCGCCCGCGCGATTCCACAGCGTCAGGATCGGCGCAGCGACGTTCGCGCTCGACGCCCCGCTGATCGTCGGTCGGCGCCCCTCGCCGCCGCGGATCGTGCGGGGTGCGGTGCCGCGACTCGCGGCCGTGCCCTCCGCTCGCGGCGAGGTCTCCGCGACGCACGTCGACATCCGGCAGGAGGGGACGGCGGTGGTGGTGACGGACATGCGGTCGACGAACGGCACCCGCGTCGTCATTCCGGGCCGACTTCCCGTGGCTTTACGGCAGGGCGAGTCGATCGTGGTGCTCGCGGGCACGATAGTAGACATAGGTGACGGGAACCATCTCGAGATCCTGCCCCTGAACCGCCTCGTCCCCCAGGAAGAATCAGCCCTGTGA
- a CDS encoding DUF58 domain-containing protein, translating into MAPDTRPPGQSRPGAAARRGQTRPPGGVRPAPARSTASVREPRADTLSSTQGLTNARTRIVGNRTGFGADLVIVLVRVWRAVAAWCGRVAAVASGIVTPVGWSMLVIAPASLIAGYRLGWLELVAVGYAAVVLLCLAALYAIGRNAFTVSLTLPHQRVAVGDDADGRVTVANPTRRRVLGVTVEIPIGQGLAEISLPGMRGGDSVEESFAVPTGRRGVIPVGPVRTVRGDPIGLVRRELEWTGVTELYVHPKTIGIQSTSTGLIRDLEGTATRDLTASDISFHALREYVRGDERRHIHWKSTARAGQYMVRQFEETRRSHLVIALSLANVDFATEDEFELAVSVAASLGIRAIRDAREVTVVVSERTPEFAKRKTLAVKPLSTLTRDRLLDELAVVTYSESSLAITDVARVTGEQVSGISVAFLVVGSTTRITDLRAAAAAFPPGVEAVAIVCDPESIPGMRRVADLTVLTVGYLDDLKQSLAKVVSV; encoded by the coding sequence GTGGCGCCGGACACCCGGCCGCCCGGGCAGTCGCGCCCCGGGGCGGCGGCGCGGCGGGGGCAGACACGGCCACCGGGCGGGGTTCGCCCGGCTCCTGCGCGCTCGACCGCGTCGGTTCGGGAGCCGCGGGCCGACACGCTTTCGAGCACGCAGGGCCTCACCAACGCGCGCACGCGCATCGTCGGCAACCGGACCGGCTTCGGCGCCGACCTCGTCATCGTCCTCGTGCGGGTCTGGCGCGCCGTCGCGGCCTGGTGCGGTCGAGTGGCGGCGGTCGCGTCGGGAATCGTCACGCCGGTGGGCTGGTCGATGCTCGTGATCGCGCCGGCCTCGCTGATCGCCGGGTACCGACTCGGCTGGCTCGAACTCGTCGCGGTCGGCTACGCGGCCGTGGTCCTGCTCTGCCTCGCGGCCCTGTACGCGATCGGGCGCAACGCCTTCACCGTGTCGCTGACGCTCCCGCATCAGCGCGTGGCGGTCGGCGACGACGCCGACGGCCGGGTGACGGTCGCGAACCCCACCAGGAGGCGCGTCCTCGGCGTCACGGTCGAGATCCCCATCGGCCAGGGCCTCGCCGAGATCTCGCTGCCGGGCATGCGGGGCGGCGACTCGGTCGAGGAGTCGTTCGCCGTGCCCACGGGCCGTCGCGGCGTGATCCCGGTCGGCCCCGTGCGCACGGTGCGCGGCGATCCGATCGGTCTCGTGCGGCGCGAGCTCGAGTGGACCGGCGTCACCGAGCTGTACGTGCACCCGAAGACCATCGGCATCCAGTCCACGAGCACGGGCCTGATCCGCGACCTCGAGGGCACGGCGACGCGAGACCTCACCGCGAGCGACATCTCGTTCCACGCTCTCCGCGAGTACGTCCGCGGCGATGAACGACGACACATCCACTGGAAGTCCACCGCCCGTGCAGGCCAGTACATGGTGCGGCAGTTCGAGGAGACCCGCCGCAGCCACCTCGTCATCGCGCTGAGCCTCGCGAACGTCGACTTCGCCACGGAGGACGAGTTCGAACTGGCCGTGAGCGTCGCCGCGTCGCTCGGCATCCGTGCCATCCGCGACGCCCGCGAGGTCACGGTCGTGGTCTCCGAGCGGACGCCCGAGTTCGCCAAGCGCAAGACTCTGGCGGTCAAGCCGCTGAGCACGCTCACCCGCGACCGCCTGCTGGACGAGCTCGCCGTGGTGACCTACTCGGAGTCGTCTCTCGCGATCACCGACGTCGCTCGCGTCACGGGCGAACAGGTGTCGGGCATCTCCGTGGCCTTCCTCGTCGTCGGCTCGACCACCCGCATCACGGATCTTCGCGCCGCGGCCGCCGCGTTCCCTCCCGGCGTCGAGGCCGTGGCCATCGTCTGCGACCCGGAGTCGATCCCCGGCATGCGCCGGGTGGCCGACCTCACGGTGCTCACCGTCGGCTACCTCGACGACCTCAAGCAGTCTTTGGCGAAGGTGGTGAGCGTGTGA
- a CDS encoding AAA family ATPase, with translation MSMTPEQATWFADIFARLVANVDKVLLGKSFVIKLSFSALLSEGHLLLEDFPGTGKTSLARAIAQTVQGASSRIQFTPDLLPGDITGVSIYDQKSGDFEFHAGPVFANIVLADEINRASPKTQSALLEVMEESRVTVDGVTHSVDAPFMVIATQNPIEQAGTYRLPEAQLDRFIMKASIGYPDHAATLRILEGSATRVHEGSLSPVVEAAVIVEMARLARTVHVDPTVADYVARLVDGTRSAPEVRLGVSVRGALALVRVAKTYAASTGRHYVTPDDIKLLAEPVLAHRLVLDPEAEFDGVTPSSVISQLLIEIAPPAERVSA, from the coding sequence ATGAGCATGACGCCCGAGCAGGCCACCTGGTTCGCCGACATCTTCGCGCGCCTCGTGGCCAACGTCGACAAGGTCCTCCTGGGCAAGTCGTTCGTGATCAAGCTCTCGTTCTCGGCGCTTCTCAGCGAGGGGCACCTGCTTCTCGAGGACTTCCCGGGCACCGGCAAGACGAGCCTCGCCAGGGCGATCGCCCAGACGGTGCAGGGCGCTTCCTCACGCATCCAGTTCACGCCCGACCTCCTTCCCGGCGACATCACCGGTGTGAGCATCTACGACCAGAAGTCCGGCGACTTCGAGTTCCACGCCGGCCCGGTGTTCGCGAACATCGTGCTCGCCGACGAGATCAACCGGGCCTCGCCGAAGACCCAGTCGGCGCTGCTCGAGGTCATGGAGGAGTCCCGAGTCACGGTCGACGGCGTGACGCACTCCGTCGACGCGCCGTTCATGGTCATCGCGACGCAGAACCCGATCGAGCAGGCCGGCACGTACCGCCTGCCGGAGGCCCAGCTCGATCGCTTCATCATGAAGGCCTCCATCGGCTATCCCGACCACGCCGCGACGCTCCGGATCCTCGAGGGCTCGGCGACGCGGGTGCACGAGGGCTCACTGTCGCCCGTGGTGGAGGCCGCCGTGATCGTCGAGATGGCTCGGCTGGCCCGCACCGTCCACGTCGACCCGACCGTCGCCGACTACGTCGCCCGGCTCGTCGACGGCACGCGATCCGCCCCGGAGGTCCGCCTCGGCGTGAGCGTGCGAGGTGCGTTGGCGCTCGTCCGCGTCGCGAAGACCTACGCGGCATCCACGGGGCGTCACTACGTCACCCCCGACGACATCAAGCTCCTCGCGGAGCCGGTGCTCGCCCACCGGCTCGTGCTCGACCCCGAGGCCGAGTTCGACGGCGTCACGCCGTCCAGCGTCATCAGCCAGCTGCTCATCGAGATCGCGCCGCCCGCCGAGCGGGTGAGCGCGTGA
- a CDS encoding serine/threonine-protein kinase, with protein MARRLPSQPPVLPGFSHMHVLGSGGFADVFLYEQNMPRRQVAVKVMLSEVVNDQVRQMFQAEANLMAQLSGHPSILTVYQASVSADGRPYLVMELCSSSLSERYRRERIPVADVMRIAVKIGSAIETAHRQGVLHRDIKPSNILMTAYGHPVLSDFGIAASLGESEPTEVVGLSIPWSAPEVLRDDTSGTVASEVWSLGATVYSLLAGRSPFEVMGGANTSADLMQRIEKGRIQSIGRTDVPPSLEAALQRSMSHRPEQRQASVLELVRDFQQVESELGVAQTPIEVAVDDWALATVADLEDRTRVRGSEGAPVASGARRRRRRSLEGSAASGGLDAGVRNSKAIPRSTGTRPEAKSPKRSQYLAWAVIAAAFVALVLVGISSLFLIRSSSSDIPQVSNIHASVTGSSVRFSWTDPGLRSGDTYVVTSGTDNKSTQTSSTFLAPITDGQQVCITVTVNRAGKNGPASAEKCAAAKGSS; from the coding sequence ATGGCACGGCGCCTGCCGTCGCAGCCCCCTGTGCTGCCTGGCTTCTCGCACATGCACGTGCTGGGTTCCGGCGGCTTCGCCGACGTCTTCCTCTACGAGCAGAACATGCCGCGCCGGCAGGTCGCGGTCAAGGTCATGCTGAGCGAGGTCGTCAACGACCAGGTCCGGCAGATGTTCCAGGCCGAGGCCAACCTCATGGCGCAGCTCAGCGGTCACCCCTCGATCCTCACCGTGTACCAGGCGAGCGTGTCGGCCGACGGGCGGCCCTACCTCGTGATGGAGCTGTGCTCCTCGTCGCTCAGCGAGCGCTACCGTCGCGAGCGGATCCCCGTGGCCGACGTCATGCGCATCGCGGTGAAGATCGGCAGCGCCATCGAGACCGCGCACCGTCAGGGCGTGCTCCACCGCGACATCAAGCCGTCGAACATCCTCATGACGGCCTACGGCCACCCCGTGCTCTCCGACTTCGGCATCGCGGCCTCCCTCGGCGAGAGCGAGCCGACCGAGGTGGTCGGCCTGTCGATCCCGTGGTCCGCTCCCGAGGTCCTCCGCGACGACACGTCCGGCACCGTCGCCAGCGAGGTGTGGTCGCTCGGGGCGACGGTGTATTCGCTCCTGGCCGGCCGCAGCCCCTTCGAGGTCATGGGCGGTGCGAACACGTCGGCCGACCTCATGCAGCGGATCGAGAAGGGCCGGATCCAGTCCATCGGCCGCACCGACGTCCCGCCGAGTCTCGAGGCGGCGCTCCAGCGGTCCATGTCGCACCGGCCGGAGCAGCGGCAGGCCAGCGTCCTGGAGCTCGTACGCGACTTCCAGCAGGTCGAGTCCGAGCTCGGTGTCGCGCAGACGCCCATCGAGGTCGCGGTCGACGACTGGGCGCTGGCCACCGTCGCGGACCTCGAGGATCGCACGCGGGTGCGCGGATCAGAGGGCGCTCCGGTCGCCTCCGGCGCCCGTCGACGCCGGCGCCGCTCGCTGGAGGGCTCCGCCGCATCCGGCGGGCTCGACGCGGGTGTCCGCAACAGCAAGGCGATCCCGCGCAGCACGGGCACGCGTCCGGAGGCGAAGAGCCCGAAACGGTCGCAGTACCTCGCCTGGGCGGTGATCGCCGCCGCGTTCGTCGCTCTCGTGCTCGTCGGCATCTCGTCGCTCTTCCTGATCCGGTCGTCGTCCTCGGACATCCCGCAGGTCTCGAACATCCACGCGTCGGTCACCGGTTCGTCGGTCCGGTTCAGCTGGACTGATCCAGGGCTCCGGTCGGGCGACACCTATGTCGTCACCTCGGGCACCGACAACAAGAGCACGCAGACGTCCTCGACCTTCCTCGCACCCATCACCGACGGCCAGCAGGTCTGCATCACCGTGACCGTCAACCGCGCCGGGAAGAACGGTCCCGCCAGCGCCGAGAAGTGCGCGGCGGCGAAGGGCTCTTCGTGA